In Leopardus geoffroyi isolate Oge1 chromosome D1, O.geoffroyi_Oge1_pat1.0, whole genome shotgun sequence, a single window of DNA contains:
- the HEPACAM gene encoding hepatocyte cell adhesion molecule isoform X4, whose product MKRERGALSRAFSALSLTPFVYLLLIQTEPLEGVNITSPVRLIHGTVGKSALLSVQYSSTSSDKPVVKWQLKRDKPVTVVQSIGTEVIGTLRPDYRDRIRLFENGSLLLSDLQLADEGTYEVEISITDDTFTGEKTINLTVDVPISRPQVLVASTTVLELSEAFTLNCSHENGTKPSYTWLKDGKPLLNDSRMLLSPDHKVLTITRVLMEDDDLYSCVVENPISQGRSLPIKITVYRRSSLYIILSTGGIFLLVTLVTVCACWKPSKKSGKKRKLEKQNSLEYMDQNDDRLKPEADTLPRSGEQERKNPMALYILKDKDSPEPEENPAPEPRSATEPGPPGYSVSPAVPGRSPGLPIRSARRYPRSPARSPATGRTHTSPPRAPGSPGRSRSASRTLRTAGVHLIREQDEASPVEISA is encoded by the exons atgaagagagaaaggggagccctgtCCAGAGCCTTCAGTGCCCTGAGCCTCACCCCTTTTGTCTACCTTCTTCTGATCCAGACAG AGCCCCTGGAGGGGGTGAACATCACCAGCCCGGTGCGCCTGATCCATGGCACGGTGGGGAAGTCAGCCCTGCTTTCCGTGCAGTACAGCAGCACCAGCAGTGACAAGCCCGTCGTGAAGTGGCAGCTGAAGCGGGACAAGCCAGTGACCGTGGTACAGTCCATCGGCACAGAGGTCATTGGCACCTTACGGCCTGACTACCGAGACCGCATCCGCCTCTTTGAAAACGGCTCCCTGCTTCTCAGTGACCTGCAGCTGGCCGATGAGGGCACCTATGAGGTTGAGATCTCCATCACAGATGACACGTTCACCGGGGAGAAAACGATCAACCTCACTGTAGATG TGCCCATTTCCAGGCCACAGGTGTTAGTGGCTTCGACCACTGTGCTGGAGCTCAGCGAGGCCTTCACCCTGAACTGCTCGCACGAGAACGGCACCAAGCCCAGCTACACCTGGCTGAAGGATGGCAAACCCCTTCTCAATGACTCGAGAATGCTCCTGTCCCCTGACCACAAGGTGCTCACCATCACCCGCGTGCTCATGGAGGACGACGACCTATACAGCTGTGTGGTGGAGAACCCCATCAGCCAGGGCCGCAGCCTGCCCATCAAGATCACCGTATACA gaAGAAGTTCCCTCTACATCATCTTGTCCACAGGAGGCATCTTCCTCCTTGTGACCTTGGTGACAGTCTGTGCCTGCTGGAAACCCTCCAAAAAGTCTGG gaagaagaggaagctggAGAAGCAAAACTCCCTGGAATATATGGATCAGAATGATGACCGTCTGAAACCAGAAG CAGATACCCTCCCACGAAGTGGCGAGCAGGAGCGGAAGAACCCCATGGCACTGTATATCCTGAAGGACAAG GACTCCCCGGAGCCCGAGGAGAACCCTGCCCCAGAGCCTCGGAGCGCCACCGAGCCCGGCCCGCCAGGCTACTCCGTGTCGCCAGCGGTACCCGGCCGCTCACCAGGGCTGCCCATCCGCTCGGCCCGCCGCTACCCGCGCTCTCCAGCGCGCTCCCCCGCCACGGGCCGGACGCACACGTCGCCGCCCCGGGCCCCGGGCTCGCCTGGCCGCTCGCGCAGCGCCTCGCGCACACTGCGGACTGCGGGCGTGCACCTGATCCGCGAGCAAGACGAGGCCAGCCCGGTGGAGATCAGCGCCTGA
- the HEPACAM gene encoding hepatocyte cell adhesion molecule isoform X1, translating into MKRERGALSRAFSALSLTPFVYLLLIQTEPLEGVNITSPVRLIHGTVGKSALLSVQYSSTSSDKPVVKWQLKRDKPVTVVQSIGTEVIGTLRPDYRDRIRLFENGSLLLSDLQLADEGTYEVEISITDDTFTGEKTINLTVDVPISRPQVLVASTTVLELSEAFTLNCSHENGTKPSYTWLKDGKPLLNDSRMLLSPDHKVLTITRVLMEDDDLYSCVVENPISQGRSLPIKITVYRRSSLYIILSTGGIFLLVTLVTVCACWKPSKKSGKKRKLEKQNSLEYMDQNDDRLKPEGELPATHSPIPSPLRSVGCWEKAELGHKEASSAGPLPPPTARRLQSRERCGQGRTPADTLPRSGEQERKNPMALYILKDKDSPEPEENPAPEPRSATEPGPPGYSVSPAVPGRSPGLPIRSARRYPRSPARSPATGRTHTSPPRAPGSPGRSRSASRTLRTAGVHLIREQDEASPVEISA; encoded by the exons atgaagagagaaaggggagccctgtCCAGAGCCTTCAGTGCCCTGAGCCTCACCCCTTTTGTCTACCTTCTTCTGATCCAGACAG AGCCCCTGGAGGGGGTGAACATCACCAGCCCGGTGCGCCTGATCCATGGCACGGTGGGGAAGTCAGCCCTGCTTTCCGTGCAGTACAGCAGCACCAGCAGTGACAAGCCCGTCGTGAAGTGGCAGCTGAAGCGGGACAAGCCAGTGACCGTGGTACAGTCCATCGGCACAGAGGTCATTGGCACCTTACGGCCTGACTACCGAGACCGCATCCGCCTCTTTGAAAACGGCTCCCTGCTTCTCAGTGACCTGCAGCTGGCCGATGAGGGCACCTATGAGGTTGAGATCTCCATCACAGATGACACGTTCACCGGGGAGAAAACGATCAACCTCACTGTAGATG TGCCCATTTCCAGGCCACAGGTGTTAGTGGCTTCGACCACTGTGCTGGAGCTCAGCGAGGCCTTCACCCTGAACTGCTCGCACGAGAACGGCACCAAGCCCAGCTACACCTGGCTGAAGGATGGCAAACCCCTTCTCAATGACTCGAGAATGCTCCTGTCCCCTGACCACAAGGTGCTCACCATCACCCGCGTGCTCATGGAGGACGACGACCTATACAGCTGTGTGGTGGAGAACCCCATCAGCCAGGGCCGCAGCCTGCCCATCAAGATCACCGTATACA gaAGAAGTTCCCTCTACATCATCTTGTCCACAGGAGGCATCTTCCTCCTTGTGACCTTGGTGACAGTCTGTGCCTGCTGGAAACCCTCCAAAAAGTCTGG gaagaagaggaagctggAGAAGCAAAACTCCCTGGAATATATGGATCAGAATGATGACCGTCTGAAACCAGAAGGTGAGCTCCCagccacccactcacccatcccATCGCCACTCAGATCAGTGGGCTGCTGGGAAAAGGCAGAACTGGGCCACAAGGAAGCCAGCTCTGCAGGGCCCCTTCCTCCACCAACTGCACGAAGACTGCAGAGCAGGGAGAGGTGCGGCCAAGGTAGGACCCCAG CAGATACCCTCCCACGAAGTGGCGAGCAGGAGCGGAAGAACCCCATGGCACTGTATATCCTGAAGGACAAG GACTCCCCGGAGCCCGAGGAGAACCCTGCCCCAGAGCCTCGGAGCGCCACCGAGCCCGGCCCGCCAGGCTACTCCGTGTCGCCAGCGGTACCCGGCCGCTCACCAGGGCTGCCCATCCGCTCGGCCCGCCGCTACCCGCGCTCTCCAGCGCGCTCCCCCGCCACGGGCCGGACGCACACGTCGCCGCCCCGGGCCCCGGGCTCGCCTGGCCGCTCGCGCAGCGCCTCGCGCACACTGCGGACTGCGGGCGTGCACCTGATCCGCGAGCAAGACGAGGCCAGCCCGGTGGAGATCAGCGCCTGA
- the HEPACAM gene encoding hepatocyte cell adhesion molecule isoform X2 — translation MKRERGALSRAFSALSLTPFVYLLLIQTEPLEGVNITSPVRLIHGTVGKSALLSVQYSSTSSDKPVVKWQLKRDKPVTVVQSIGTEVIGTLRPDYRDRIRLFENGSLLLSDLQLADEGTYEVEISITDDTFTGEKTINLTVDVPISRPQVLVASTTVLELSEAFTLNCSHENGTKPSYTWLKDGKPLLNDSRMLLSPDHKVLTITRVLMEDDDLYSCVVENPISQGRSLPIKITVYRRSSLYIILSTGGIFLLVTLVTVCACWKPSKKSGKKRKLEKQNSLEYMDQNDDRLKPEGELPATHSPIPSPLRSVGCWEKAELGHKEASSAGPLPPPTARRLQSRERCGQADTLPRSGEQERKNPMALYILKDKDSPEPEENPAPEPRSATEPGPPGYSVSPAVPGRSPGLPIRSARRYPRSPARSPATGRTHTSPPRAPGSPGRSRSASRTLRTAGVHLIREQDEASPVEISA, via the exons atgaagagagaaaggggagccctgtCCAGAGCCTTCAGTGCCCTGAGCCTCACCCCTTTTGTCTACCTTCTTCTGATCCAGACAG AGCCCCTGGAGGGGGTGAACATCACCAGCCCGGTGCGCCTGATCCATGGCACGGTGGGGAAGTCAGCCCTGCTTTCCGTGCAGTACAGCAGCACCAGCAGTGACAAGCCCGTCGTGAAGTGGCAGCTGAAGCGGGACAAGCCAGTGACCGTGGTACAGTCCATCGGCACAGAGGTCATTGGCACCTTACGGCCTGACTACCGAGACCGCATCCGCCTCTTTGAAAACGGCTCCCTGCTTCTCAGTGACCTGCAGCTGGCCGATGAGGGCACCTATGAGGTTGAGATCTCCATCACAGATGACACGTTCACCGGGGAGAAAACGATCAACCTCACTGTAGATG TGCCCATTTCCAGGCCACAGGTGTTAGTGGCTTCGACCACTGTGCTGGAGCTCAGCGAGGCCTTCACCCTGAACTGCTCGCACGAGAACGGCACCAAGCCCAGCTACACCTGGCTGAAGGATGGCAAACCCCTTCTCAATGACTCGAGAATGCTCCTGTCCCCTGACCACAAGGTGCTCACCATCACCCGCGTGCTCATGGAGGACGACGACCTATACAGCTGTGTGGTGGAGAACCCCATCAGCCAGGGCCGCAGCCTGCCCATCAAGATCACCGTATACA gaAGAAGTTCCCTCTACATCATCTTGTCCACAGGAGGCATCTTCCTCCTTGTGACCTTGGTGACAGTCTGTGCCTGCTGGAAACCCTCCAAAAAGTCTGG gaagaagaggaagctggAGAAGCAAAACTCCCTGGAATATATGGATCAGAATGATGACCGTCTGAAACCAGAAGGTGAGCTCCCagccacccactcacccatcccATCGCCACTCAGATCAGTGGGCTGCTGGGAAAAGGCAGAACTGGGCCACAAGGAAGCCAGCTCTGCAGGGCCCCTTCCTCCACCAACTGCACGAAGACTGCAGAGCAGGGAGAGGTGCGGCCAAG CAGATACCCTCCCACGAAGTGGCGAGCAGGAGCGGAAGAACCCCATGGCACTGTATATCCTGAAGGACAAG GACTCCCCGGAGCCCGAGGAGAACCCTGCCCCAGAGCCTCGGAGCGCCACCGAGCCCGGCCCGCCAGGCTACTCCGTGTCGCCAGCGGTACCCGGCCGCTCACCAGGGCTGCCCATCCGCTCGGCCCGCCGCTACCCGCGCTCTCCAGCGCGCTCCCCCGCCACGGGCCGGACGCACACGTCGCCGCCCCGGGCCCCGGGCTCGCCTGGCCGCTCGCGCAGCGCCTCGCGCACACTGCGGACTGCGGGCGTGCACCTGATCCGCGAGCAAGACGAGGCCAGCCCGGTGGAGATCAGCGCCTGA
- the HEPACAM gene encoding hepatocyte cell adhesion molecule isoform X5 → MKRERGALSRAFSALSLTPFVYLLLIQTEPLEGVNITSPVRLIHGTVGKSALLSVQYSSTSSDKPVVKWQLKRDKPVTVVQSIGTEVIGTLRPDYRDRIRLFENGSLLLSDLQLADEGTYEVEISITDDTFTGEKTINLTVDVPISRPQVLVASTTVLELSEAFTLNCSHENGTKPSYTWLKDGKPLLNDSRMLLSPDHKVLTITRVLMEDDDLYSCVVENPISQGRSLPIKITVYRRSSLYIILSTGGIFLLVTLVTVCACWKPSKKSGKKRKLEKQNSLEYMDQNDDRLKPEDTLPRSGEQERKNPMALYILKDKDSPEPEENPAPEPRSATEPGPPGYSVSPAVPGRSPGLPIRSARRYPRSPARSPATGRTHTSPPRAPGSPGRSRSASRTLRTAGVHLIREQDEASPVEISA, encoded by the exons atgaagagagaaaggggagccctgtCCAGAGCCTTCAGTGCCCTGAGCCTCACCCCTTTTGTCTACCTTCTTCTGATCCAGACAG AGCCCCTGGAGGGGGTGAACATCACCAGCCCGGTGCGCCTGATCCATGGCACGGTGGGGAAGTCAGCCCTGCTTTCCGTGCAGTACAGCAGCACCAGCAGTGACAAGCCCGTCGTGAAGTGGCAGCTGAAGCGGGACAAGCCAGTGACCGTGGTACAGTCCATCGGCACAGAGGTCATTGGCACCTTACGGCCTGACTACCGAGACCGCATCCGCCTCTTTGAAAACGGCTCCCTGCTTCTCAGTGACCTGCAGCTGGCCGATGAGGGCACCTATGAGGTTGAGATCTCCATCACAGATGACACGTTCACCGGGGAGAAAACGATCAACCTCACTGTAGATG TGCCCATTTCCAGGCCACAGGTGTTAGTGGCTTCGACCACTGTGCTGGAGCTCAGCGAGGCCTTCACCCTGAACTGCTCGCACGAGAACGGCACCAAGCCCAGCTACACCTGGCTGAAGGATGGCAAACCCCTTCTCAATGACTCGAGAATGCTCCTGTCCCCTGACCACAAGGTGCTCACCATCACCCGCGTGCTCATGGAGGACGACGACCTATACAGCTGTGTGGTGGAGAACCCCATCAGCCAGGGCCGCAGCCTGCCCATCAAGATCACCGTATACA gaAGAAGTTCCCTCTACATCATCTTGTCCACAGGAGGCATCTTCCTCCTTGTGACCTTGGTGACAGTCTGTGCCTGCTGGAAACCCTCCAAAAAGTCTGG gaagaagaggaagctggAGAAGCAAAACTCCCTGGAATATATGGATCAGAATGATGACCGTCTGAAACCAGAAG ATACCCTCCCACGAAGTGGCGAGCAGGAGCGGAAGAACCCCATGGCACTGTATATCCTGAAGGACAAG GACTCCCCGGAGCCCGAGGAGAACCCTGCCCCAGAGCCTCGGAGCGCCACCGAGCCCGGCCCGCCAGGCTACTCCGTGTCGCCAGCGGTACCCGGCCGCTCACCAGGGCTGCCCATCCGCTCGGCCCGCCGCTACCCGCGCTCTCCAGCGCGCTCCCCCGCCACGGGCCGGACGCACACGTCGCCGCCCCGGGCCCCGGGCTCGCCTGGCCGCTCGCGCAGCGCCTCGCGCACACTGCGGACTGCGGGCGTGCACCTGATCCGCGAGCAAGACGAGGCCAGCCCGGTGGAGATCAGCGCCTGA
- the HEPACAM gene encoding hepatocyte cell adhesion molecule isoform X3 encodes MKRERGALSRAFSALSLTPFVYLLLIQTEPLEGVNITSPVRLIHGTVGKSALLSVQYSSTSSDKPVVKWQLKRDKPVTVVQSIGTEVIGTLRPDYRDRIRLFENGSLLLSDLQLADEGTYEVEISITDDTFTGEKTINLTVDVPISRPQVLVASTTVLELSEAFTLNCSHENGTKPSYTWLKDGKPLLNDSRMLLSPDHKVLTITRVLMEDDDLYSCVVENPISQGRSLPIKITVYRRSSLYIILSTGGIFLLVTLVTVCACWKPSKKSGKKRKLEKQNSLEYMDQNDDRLKPEGELPATHSPIPSPLRSVGCWEKAELGHKEASSAGPLPPPTARRLQSRERCGQDTLPRSGEQERKNPMALYILKDKDSPEPEENPAPEPRSATEPGPPGYSVSPAVPGRSPGLPIRSARRYPRSPARSPATGRTHTSPPRAPGSPGRSRSASRTLRTAGVHLIREQDEASPVEISA; translated from the exons atgaagagagaaaggggagccctgtCCAGAGCCTTCAGTGCCCTGAGCCTCACCCCTTTTGTCTACCTTCTTCTGATCCAGACAG AGCCCCTGGAGGGGGTGAACATCACCAGCCCGGTGCGCCTGATCCATGGCACGGTGGGGAAGTCAGCCCTGCTTTCCGTGCAGTACAGCAGCACCAGCAGTGACAAGCCCGTCGTGAAGTGGCAGCTGAAGCGGGACAAGCCAGTGACCGTGGTACAGTCCATCGGCACAGAGGTCATTGGCACCTTACGGCCTGACTACCGAGACCGCATCCGCCTCTTTGAAAACGGCTCCCTGCTTCTCAGTGACCTGCAGCTGGCCGATGAGGGCACCTATGAGGTTGAGATCTCCATCACAGATGACACGTTCACCGGGGAGAAAACGATCAACCTCACTGTAGATG TGCCCATTTCCAGGCCACAGGTGTTAGTGGCTTCGACCACTGTGCTGGAGCTCAGCGAGGCCTTCACCCTGAACTGCTCGCACGAGAACGGCACCAAGCCCAGCTACACCTGGCTGAAGGATGGCAAACCCCTTCTCAATGACTCGAGAATGCTCCTGTCCCCTGACCACAAGGTGCTCACCATCACCCGCGTGCTCATGGAGGACGACGACCTATACAGCTGTGTGGTGGAGAACCCCATCAGCCAGGGCCGCAGCCTGCCCATCAAGATCACCGTATACA gaAGAAGTTCCCTCTACATCATCTTGTCCACAGGAGGCATCTTCCTCCTTGTGACCTTGGTGACAGTCTGTGCCTGCTGGAAACCCTCCAAAAAGTCTGG gaagaagaggaagctggAGAAGCAAAACTCCCTGGAATATATGGATCAGAATGATGACCGTCTGAAACCAGAAGGTGAGCTCCCagccacccactcacccatcccATCGCCACTCAGATCAGTGGGCTGCTGGGAAAAGGCAGAACTGGGCCACAAGGAAGCCAGCTCTGCAGGGCCCCTTCCTCCACCAACTGCACGAAGACTGCAGAGCAGGGAGAGGTGCGGCCAAG ATACCCTCCCACGAAGTGGCGAGCAGGAGCGGAAGAACCCCATGGCACTGTATATCCTGAAGGACAAG GACTCCCCGGAGCCCGAGGAGAACCCTGCCCCAGAGCCTCGGAGCGCCACCGAGCCCGGCCCGCCAGGCTACTCCGTGTCGCCAGCGGTACCCGGCCGCTCACCAGGGCTGCCCATCCGCTCGGCCCGCCGCTACCCGCGCTCTCCAGCGCGCTCCCCCGCCACGGGCCGGACGCACACGTCGCCGCCCCGGGCCCCGGGCTCGCCTGGCCGCTCGCGCAGCGCCTCGCGCACACTGCGGACTGCGGGCGTGCACCTGATCCGCGAGCAAGACGAGGCCAGCCCGGTGGAGATCAGCGCCTGA